A section of the Anabaena cylindrica PCC 7122 genome encodes:
- a CDS encoding tyrosine-type recombinase/integrase: protein MSESTDIDEISAASLGLTAPIPITEHPASVYLSSLSPGSRPAMGQALNAIAQILTSNQCDALTLDWAELRYKHTATLRSILMERYAPATANKMLSALRRVLREALRLELMDARDFDRAVDIANIKVSKELQGRCLTEGEINALMQVCFADPTPIGYRDAALIAILRGAGLRRGEAVNLNLSDLHSGSIKIRNGKGGRDRTVYLPDTAVTVVEDWLKIRGRAAGALLCHVNKAGAVTLRQLTPQAVLFILDKRGIEAGVENFSAHDFRRTFISDLLDSGVDIVTVQRLAGHASPELTSRYDRRGEETKRQAVQFISVPKRK from the coding sequence ATGAGTGAGTCTACCGATATAGATGAAATAAGTGCAGCTTCCCTAGGGTTGACTGCTCCTATTCCCATCACAGAACACCCTGCCTCTGTCTACCTTTCCAGTCTGTCCCCCGGTTCTCGTCCGGCTATGGGGCAAGCTCTAAATGCGATCGCTCAAATATTAACCAGCAATCAGTGTGATGCCCTTACTCTTGATTGGGCTGAACTCAGGTATAAACATACAGCAACATTACGCTCTATACTGATGGAGAGGTACGCACCAGCCACGGCTAATAAAATGCTGAGTGCGTTAAGGAGAGTCTTGAGAGAAGCATTACGTTTGGAATTAATGGATGCTAGGGACTTTGATCGGGCGGTGGATATCGCTAATATCAAAGTTTCCAAGGAATTACAGGGGCGTTGTTTAACTGAAGGTGAAATCAATGCCCTAATGCAAGTATGCTTTGCAGATCCAACTCCCATTGGTTATAGAGACGCTGCATTGATAGCGATTTTACGGGGTGCAGGATTACGGCGGGGGGAAGCGGTGAATTTAAACTTGAGTGACTTGCACTCTGGTAGTATTAAAATCCGCAATGGTAAAGGTGGAAGAGACAGGACTGTTTATTTACCAGATACAGCTGTGACGGTGGTGGAAGATTGGTTAAAAATTAGGGGACGGGCTGCTGGGGCGCTGCTATGCCACGTTAATAAAGCTGGTGCTGTAACTTTACGACAGTTGACACCTCAAGCGGTGCTGTTCATTTTGGATAAAAGGGGTATAGAAGCTGGTGTAGAAAATTTCTCTGCACATGATTTCCGCAGAACTTTTATCTCTGACCTTCTCGATTCGGGTGTAGATATTGTCACGGTGCAACGATTGGCAGGCCACGCTTCACCGGAATTAACATCAAGATATGACCGCCGGGGTGAAGAAACCAAGCGTCAAGCAGTACAGTTTATTAGTGTTCCCAAACGGAAATAG
- a CDS encoding IS4 family transposase — MPNRVKILKEKFSQSVGLPFAELLPESVINESIQELNLKYHQRIFSPVVRIWAFLSQVLDVDKSCQNIVSRVIAWLSTTGAELPSTNTSAYCQARERLPEKLLSKLFSKIGMGLEEKVSQQQLWCGRSVKIIDGSTVSMPDTKSLQEEYPQQKSQKQGCGFPVAKICVLFSLATGAAWEVVIDKLNVHDIKLGRNLYKFLNPGDVLLGDRAFCAYGDIFCLKNQGCDVVCRKNQKRKSHPVEGEITNASDRQVIWYKPKTRPAGMSLEDYRSLPKSLVVREVTYSINIPGFRTENVTLITTLLDTNTYSLEKLAELYGLRWQVELDLRHLKTTLNMDILRCKSPAMIRKEIYVFLLAYNLLRSLMWNAGNLYGVNPLSLSLQRSRQMFINFIPTFLSVQSKYLRHYYLTLLKLLVHQSLPFRPNRIEPRVQKRRPKAYPFMQKPRKLLRRTLIKDNLSVFS; from the coding sequence ATGCCAAATCGAGTGAAAATTCTCAAGGAAAAATTTAGTCAAAGTGTGGGATTACCCTTTGCAGAATTACTACCGGAATCGGTAATTAATGAGAGTATTCAAGAATTAAATCTAAAATATCACCAAAGAATATTTTCACCAGTAGTAAGGATATGGGCATTTTTATCGCAAGTGCTGGATGTAGATAAAAGTTGCCAAAATATAGTGAGTAGAGTAATAGCATGGTTGAGTACGACAGGAGCAGAATTGCCATCAACAAATACAAGTGCATATTGTCAAGCCAGAGAAAGATTACCAGAGAAATTATTGTCAAAATTATTTTCTAAAATAGGAATGGGGTTAGAGGAAAAAGTATCGCAGCAACAGTTGTGGTGTGGTAGGTCAGTGAAAATAATTGATGGTTCCACTGTGTCAATGCCAGATACAAAAAGTTTGCAGGAAGAGTATCCACAGCAGAAAAGCCAGAAACAGGGGTGCGGTTTTCCGGTAGCGAAAATATGCGTGTTATTTTCACTGGCTACAGGTGCAGCATGGGAAGTAGTAATAGATAAATTAAATGTACACGATATCAAACTAGGAAGAAATTTATATAAATTTTTGAATCCAGGAGATGTGCTGTTAGGAGATAGAGCCTTTTGCGCTTATGGGGATATCTTTTGTTTAAAAAATCAAGGATGCGATGTAGTTTGTCGGAAGAATCAAAAGCGTAAAAGTCACCCGGTGGAAGGAGAGATTACCAATGCATCAGACAGACAAGTAATTTGGTACAAACCGAAAACTAGACCTGCGGGAATGAGTCTAGAAGACTACAGGAGTTTACCAAAAAGTTTAGTTGTCAGAGAAGTGACATATTCGATAAATATCCCTGGTTTTCGCACAGAAAATGTGACGCTAATTACGACTTTATTAGATACAAATACATATTCTCTAGAAAAACTGGCGGAACTCTATGGTTTACGCTGGCAAGTTGAGTTGGATTTAAGGCATCTTAAAACCACTCTAAATATGGATATTTTGAGATGTAAATCTCCAGCAATGATTCGCAAAGAAATCTATGTATTTTTGTTAGCATACAACCTATTGCGAAGTTTGATGTGGAATGCTGGAAATCTTTATGGAGTTAATCCTCTATCTCTTTCTCTACAACGCTCTCGGCAGATGTTTATTAACTTTATTCCTACATTTTTATCGGTACAATCCAAATACCTTCGTCACTATTATTTGACTTTACTAAAACTGCTGGTTCATCAGTCCTTACCCTTTCGACCTAATCGCATTGAACCCAGAGTTCAAAAACGCCGTCCTAAAGCTTATCCCTTTATGCAAAAACCTCGGAAATTACTCCGAAGGACACTAATTAAAGACAATTTATCTGTCTTTTCTTAG